A window of Dehalococcoidia bacterium genomic DNA:
GCGCAGTTGCGCCTGTGGGAACTGGCGCCCTCCGTTCCCATCTCTATCGCCAAGTACTTCCTCGCCCTCCGTCCCGAGGTGCAGGGCTGGACGCACCCCGGCGTCCTGCGGGACAACTACATGCTGGAGACCATCTGGTTCAAGCAGTAGGTCGTGGGAAGGAGTGGGCCGCGCGGCCCACTCCTTCTTGACCAAGTTTCTCCCCGGAGCGGCAGCGCATGCATCGGTACATCATCCGCAGGCTCCTTCTGTTCATTCCGACCATTGTCCTCGTCTCGCTCCTGGTGTTCGGCCTGCTGCGCGTGCTGCCCGGCGACGTCGCGGTGCTCATCCTGGCGGGTTCGAGCGGCGAAGGGCACTACACGCAGGAAGAGCTGGCGCGGGTGCGCGTTGAGTTGGGGCTGAACGAGCCGCTCCACATTCAGTACGGCCAGTGGCTTCTGCAGCTCGCGCGTCTCGACCTGGGGAAGTCGCTGTACAACGATGTGCCGGTGGCCGAGGAGCTGGTCCAGCGGGCGCCCGTCACGCTGGAGCTTGCCCTCGTGGCGCTGGTCGTGTCGCTCATCGTGGCGCTGCCGCTGGGCGTGCTGATGGCGCTGCGGCAGGACTCCGCGCCGGACTACATCCTGCGCATGGTGAGCATTGGAGGGCTGACCTTCCCTCCGTTCTGGACGGGCAGCCTCATCATTCTGGCGTTGGTGCTCGTCTTCCGCTGGACGCCTCCCGTGGGCTGGAGTGCTCCGTGGGAGGACCTTTGGCGCAACGCGCAGATTGTGGTGTTCCCGTCGCTGACGATGGGCTACTTTTACGCGGCGCTCGTGGCGCGGATGACGCGGTCGCAGATGCTGGAGGTGCTGCGGCAGGACTACGTCCGCACGGCATGGGCCAAGGGCCTGCGGGAGCGGGCCGTCGTCGTCAGGCACGCGCTGCGCAATGCGCTGCTGCCCGTCGTCACGGTCAGCGCCTTCCAGTTCGGCAACCTGCTCGGCGGGACGGTGATCATGGAGTGGCTGTTCACGTTGCCGGGCATAGGCAGCGGACTCATCACCAGCCTGTCGAACCGGGACTATCCGTTCGTGCAGACGACGGTGGTGCTCATCGCTATGGCGTTCCTCTCGATCAACCTGCTCGTGGACCTGCTGTACGGGCTGCTTGACCCGCGCATCCGGTATCAATAGGGCTGAACGGCGATGGCGATATCCACCGACCTGAGTGCGTCTGTCTTTCCCCGCCATGCGGGGCGACGCGGCGGCGTCTGGCGCGGCCTGGGACGCTTCATGCGGGCCAAGCCGCTGGGGGCCATCGGCGCGGCGATGATCGTGGCGCTGGTCGCGGTGGCGGCGCTCGCGTCGGTCATCGCCCCGTACGACCCCATCGCCATCCTGCGCGGGCGGATGTTCCTCCCGCCGCAGGCGGGGAACATCCTGGGCACGGACAACCTGGGCCGCGACCAGCTCAGCCGCATCTTGTGGGGCGCGCAGGTGTCGCTGTACGTGGGCATCGGCGCGGTGGCCGTGGGCACGACGCTTGGCGCGGTGGTGGGGCTGGTGAGCTCGTACGTGGGCGGGGTGTTCGACGCCCTGGTGCAGCGCGTCATTGACGCCGTCATGGCGTTCCCCATCCTCGTGCTGGCGCTGGTGATCGCCTCCGTGCTGGGGCCGTCGGTCAACAACGTGCTGCTGGCGATTGCGATTGTGCTTGTCCCGCAGGCGAGCCGCATCGTCCGCTCGGCGGGTCTGGGGGTGAAGGAGGCGCAGTTCGTGGAGGCCGCGCGCGCGCTGGGGGCGTCTCCGCTGCGTATCATGGCGCTGCACATTCTGCCGCAGTGCGTTGCGCCGTACCTGATCGTCGCGACCGCCGCGGTGGGCAACGCCATCATCGTGGAGGCGTCCATCAGCTTCGTGGGCGCGGGGCCGCCGCCGCCGACCGCCACGTGGGGGAACATGCTGTCCGGCGCGGCGCGGCAGTACGCGGAGCGCGCGCCGTGGCTGGTGGTCTATCCCGGCGCAGCCATCACGCTGGCGGTGTTCGGGTTCAATCTCCTCGGCGACGCGCTGCGGGACGTGCTGGACCCGCGCCTGCGGGGGCGGTGACCTTACCCCGTGGCCCCCTCCGGCCTCGACCGCGCTCTGTCACCCTGTGTACTTCTCTGATTGGGGCCTTCAGGCGTGGCGACACGCGCGCCACACGTGCCGGAACGCCGCGTTTACTTGCGTGCTTCAGCCCGCGCTGACGTCCCCGCCCGCGCCTG
This region includes:
- a CDS encoding ABC transporter permease; this translates as MHRYIIRRLLLFIPTIVLVSLLVFGLLRVLPGDVAVLILAGSSGEGHYTQEELARVRVELGLNEPLHIQYGQWLLQLARLDLGKSLYNDVPVAEELVQRAPVTLELALVALVVSLIVALPLGVLMALRQDSAPDYILRMVSIGGLTFPPFWTGSLIILALVLVFRWTPPVGWSAPWEDLWRNAQIVVFPSLTMGYFYAALVARMTRSQMLEVLRQDYVRTAWAKGLRERAVVVRHALRNALLPVVTVSAFQFGNLLGGTVIMEWLFTLPGIGSGLITSLSNRDYPFVQTTVVLIAMAFLSINLLVDLLYGLLDPRIRYQ
- a CDS encoding ABC transporter permease is translated as MAISTDLSASVFPRHAGRRGGVWRGLGRFMRAKPLGAIGAAMIVALVAVAALASVIAPYDPIAILRGRMFLPPQAGNILGTDNLGRDQLSRILWGAQVSLYVGIGAVAVGTTLGAVVGLVSSYVGGVFDALVQRVIDAVMAFPILVLALVIASVLGPSVNNVLLAIAIVLVPQASRIVRSAGLGVKEAQFVEAARALGASPLRIMALHILPQCVAPYLIVATAAVGNAIIVEASISFVGAGPPPPTATWGNMLSGAARQYAERAPWLVVYPGAAITLAVFGFNLLGDALRDVLDPRLRGR